A stretch of Blattabacterium cuenoti DNA encodes these proteins:
- a CDS encoding ribose-phosphate diphosphokinase, with product MSPKVLFFSTRSGLKLSENIAYYYGTFLGKVRFLEFSDGEYTPYFEQSVRGSQVFLIGSTFPPVDNLMELLLMCDAARRASAHKITLVIPYFGWARQDHKDQPRTPIAAKLIANLMVASGANRVMTMDLHADQIQGFFDIPVDHLYASRIFIDYIKGLNIDQLTISSPDMGGAKRARSYAGYLGTDVVICYKERKRANEIEFMNLIGNVKGKNIILIDDMVDTAGTLTEAANLIKEKGARSVRAIATHPVLSGESYEKINQSELEELVVTDTIPINKMKFNNNKIKVLSCAPLFAEVMQSVHNDESISNKFII from the coding sequence ATGAGTCCAAAGGTTCTATTTTTTTCTACAAGAAGTGGTTTAAAATTATCGGAAAATATAGCTTATTATTATGGAACTTTCCTTGGAAAGGTACGATTTTTAGAATTTAGTGATGGAGAATATACTCCTTATTTTGAACAGTCTGTTCGTGGATCACAAGTATTTTTGATTGGTTCTACTTTTCCTCCAGTGGATAATTTAATGGAATTACTATTGATGTGCGATGCTGCACGTAGAGCTTCAGCACATAAAATTACACTTGTTATTCCATATTTTGGATGGGCGAGACAAGATCATAAAGATCAACCTAGAACTCCTATTGCTGCAAAATTAATAGCAAACTTAATGGTCGCTTCAGGGGCTAACAGAGTAATGACTATGGATTTACATGCAGATCAAATTCAAGGATTTTTTGATATCCCTGTAGATCATTTATATGCATCTAGAATATTTATTGATTACATAAAAGGGTTAAATATAGATCAATTAACCATTTCTTCTCCTGATATGGGAGGAGCAAAAAGGGCGAGAAGTTATGCTGGTTATTTAGGAACAGATGTAGTAATTTGTTATAAAGAAAGAAAAAGAGCAAACGAAATAGAATTTATGAATCTTATAGGAAATGTAAAAGGAAAAAACATCATACTTATTGATGATATGGTTGATACTGCAGGGACCTTAACAGAAGCTGCTAATTTGATAAAAGAAAAGGGGGCTAGAAGTGTACGTGCTATAGCTACTCATCCAGTTTTATCAGGAGAATCTTATGAAAAAATAAATCAATCAGAACTTGAAGAATTAGTGGTTACAGATACTATTCCTATAAATAAAATGAAATTTAATAATAATAAAATAAAAGTTTTATCTTGTGCTCCACTTTTTGCAGAAGTAATGCAATCAGTACATAACGATGAGTCTATAAGCAATAAATTTATTATATAA
- a CDS encoding 50S ribosomal protein L25, translating into MKYVNIFGEKRNIGKKAVLSIRNSGNIPCILYGKKINIPFSTSLENLKKIVYATKVHGVIIQIKGYKKNINAIQKEIQFDSIKEKILHADFCEIEELEPITLEIPMRYLGRPIGLAKGGEYYSSIRKLKVKALPIHIPEYIKLNISSLDIGDRITIKDLYNDQYTILHPSHTLIARVKRSRITKNTQEENIEDQEKKEK; encoded by the coding sequence ATGAAATATGTAAATATATTCGGAGAAAAAAGAAATATTGGAAAAAAAGCAGTTCTTTCCATTCGGAATTCCGGAAATATTCCATGTATTTTATATGGAAAAAAGATAAATATTCCATTTTCTACTTCATTAGAAAATTTAAAAAAAATAGTGTATGCAACAAAAGTACATGGAGTTATTATTCAAATAAAAGGATATAAAAAAAATATAAATGCAATACAAAAAGAAATACAATTCGATTCCATTAAAGAAAAAATATTACACGCTGATTTTTGTGAAATTGAGGAACTAGAACCTATTACATTGGAAATTCCTATGAGATATTTAGGAAGACCTATCGGGTTAGCTAAAGGTGGTGAATATTATTCATCTATTAGAAAACTAAAAGTAAAAGCTTTACCTATTCATATTCCGGAATATATAAAATTAAATATTAGTTCTTTAGATATAGGAGATAGAATAACGATTAAAGATTTATATAATGATCAATATACTATATTACATCCTTCTCATACTCTGATAGCAAGAGTAAAAAGATCTCGTATAACTAAAAATACTCAAGAAGAAAATATAGAAGATCAAGAAAAAAAAGAAAAATAA
- a CDS encoding nucleoside deaminase, with translation MNVALQEAFIAFHKNEVPIGAAMIYENIVIAKAHNLTETLNNITAHAEILVINLTSNFLRKKYIRECTLYVTVEPCIMCAGALFWSQIGRVVCGASNKKGFLYSGVKLHPKTEFLSGILRDQCKNLIQKFFIVKRKELN, from the coding sequence ATGAATGTAGCTTTACAGGAAGCTTTTATTGCATTTCATAAAAACGAAGTTCCTATAGGGGCGGCCATGATATATGAAAATATAGTTATAGCAAAAGCTCATAATTTAACTGAAACTTTAAATAATATTACTGCACATGCAGAAATATTAGTGATTAATTTAACTTCTAATTTCCTTAGAAAAAAATACATTAGAGAATGTACTTTATATGTAACTGTAGAACCATGTATTATGTGTGCAGGAGCTTTATTTTGGTCTCAAATAGGAAGAGTCGTTTGTGGAGCTTCCAATAAAAAAGGATTTTTGTATTCTGGGGTAAAATTACATCCAAAAACTGAATTTTTATCTGGTATTCTTAGAGATCAGTGTAAAAATTTGATACAAAAATTCTTTATCGTTAAAAGAAAAGAATTAAATTAA
- a CDS encoding DedA family protein, with translation MSDFWDIVQHLFNPRWIFLYFGNTALFILLAIVFAETGFFIGFFLPGDSLLFTAGIFGKDLSKNFYNVPFFIIILIVAIVAVLGNIQGYWLGYKSGKLLYKKKDSFFFKKKHLILAKIFYNKYKTTALIMSRFLPMFRSFAPIIAGAIRIDFKKFMIYNIIGALTWTFSIMLAGHYLDKRFPELKNHLEWIILLIIFTTTLPVILKLIIKKKALI, from the coding sequence ATGTCAGATTTTTGGGATATTGTACAACATTTGTTCAATCCTAGATGGATATTTCTATATTTTGGAAATACGGCTTTGTTTATTTTATTAGCAATTGTTTTTGCAGAAACAGGTTTTTTCATTGGGTTTTTCTTACCAGGAGATTCTCTATTATTTACTGCCGGAATTTTTGGAAAAGATCTATCTAAAAATTTTTATAATGTTCCTTTTTTTATCATTATACTAATTGTAGCAATTGTAGCGGTTCTTGGGAATATACAAGGCTATTGGCTAGGATATAAATCAGGGAAATTATTGTATAAAAAAAAGGATTCCTTTTTTTTTAAAAAGAAACATCTTATTTTGGCAAAAATATTTTATAATAAGTATAAAACAACAGCATTGATCATGAGTCGTTTTCTTCCCATGTTTAGATCATTTGCTCCTATCATTGCTGGAGCTATCCGTATTGATTTTAAAAAATTTATGATATATAATATTATTGGAGCTCTCACTTGGACATTTTCTATTATGTTAGCAGGACATTATTTAGATAAACGTTTTCCAGAATTGAAAAATCATCTAGAATGGATTATTTTATTGATTATATTTACGACAACATTACCAGTTATCTTAAAACTAATAATAAAAAAGAAAGCATTAATTTAA
- the aroB gene encoding 3-dehydroquinate synthase: protein MKMKDNAKFISFNKEAYEGLNNYLLNQVDSIKNTFILVDNNTYKYCIPILFSRIDSFKESNIININPGEEEKNIYTCIHVCKTLEKLKANRKSLIINLGGGVITDIGGFIASIFKRGIRFVNIPTTLLGMVDASIGYKTGVNLDSIKNEIGSFHIPEFLIIDTHFLKTLPKKEIYSGIAEMLKHGLIADKNFWEDLNHIKNITNLDIIQWNRFIHQSILIKQKIVDQDPKENGLRKILNFGHTIGHALESYFMNKNKKITHGVAVVMGMVCESWISYKRNGLSIDDYTKIKSILTTLYPMQKIIYDLSGLEIKKILIIMEHDKKNEKNKIQFSLLKKIGKCSYNCQVPYDLIKESFFK, encoded by the coding sequence ATGAAAATGAAAGATAATGCAAAATTCATATCTTTTAATAAAGAAGCCTATGAAGGACTGAATAATTATCTATTGAATCAAGTAGATTCTATAAAAAATACATTTATTCTAGTAGATAATAATACTTATAAATATTGTATTCCTATTCTATTTTCTCGCATAGATTCTTTTAAAGAATCTAATATCATTAATATAAATCCAGGAGAAGAAGAAAAAAATATTTATACATGTATTCATGTATGTAAAACACTGGAAAAATTAAAAGCAAATAGAAAAAGTTTAATAATAAATTTAGGAGGAGGAGTAATTACAGATATTGGAGGTTTTATAGCTTCTATATTTAAACGAGGTATTCGTTTTGTTAATATTCCTACAACTTTATTAGGGATGGTTGATGCTTCTATAGGATACAAAACAGGAGTGAATTTAGATTCTATTAAAAATGAAATAGGATCTTTTCATATTCCAGAATTTTTAATTATTGATACACATTTTTTAAAAACACTTCCTAAAAAAGAAATTTATTCTGGAATAGCTGAGATGTTAAAACATGGATTGATAGCAGATAAAAATTTTTGGGAAGATCTTAATCATATAAAAAATATCACAAATTTAGATATTATTCAATGGAATCGTTTCATTCATCAATCAATATTAATTAAACAAAAAATTGTAGATCAAGATCCTAAAGAAAATGGATTAAGAAAAATCCTGAATTTTGGACATACTATTGGACATGCATTGGAAAGTTATTTCATGAATAAAAATAAAAAAATTACACATGGGGTAGCTGTAGTCATGGGGATGGTTTGTGAATCTTGGATTTCTTATAAAAGAAATGGATTATCTATAGATGATTATACAAAAATTAAATCTATACTTACTACACTATACCCCATGCAAAAAATAATTTATGATTTATCTGGTTTAGAAATTAAAAAAATATTGATAATCATGGAACATGATAAAAAAAATGAAAAAAATAAAATTCAATTTTCTTTATTAAAAAAAATAGGAAAATGTTCCTATAATTGTCAAGTTCCATATGATTTAATAAAAGAAAGTTTTTTTAAATGA
- the gyrA gene encoding DNA gyrase subunit A translates to MSEEEKLIFINIEDEMKSSYIDYSMSVIVSRALPDVRDGLKPVHRRVLYGMYKLGIFSNSSYKKSARIVGEVLGKYHPHGDISVYDTMVRMAQKWTLRYPLIDGQGNFGSIDADPPAAMRYTEVKMKKISEEMLLDLKKETVDMQLNFDDSLDEPVVLPTRIPNLLINGSSGIAVGMATNIPPHNLKETIKAICAYIDNKDLTIEQIMKHIKAPDFPTGGIIYGYDGVKNAFYTGKGRIILRAKVHLEEIQGRQCIIVDEIPYQVNKSDMIARTVELMKEGKMDGIYQIRDESDRNGLRIVYILKQNINSNILLNKLFQYTSLQTYFHVNTIALVNGKPVQLNIKDLIQHFVDHRHNVIIRRTKYELKKWKDRVHILMGFFKILDHLDLMIQLIKQSINHHDACNRLIQKFNISEIQSKSILDMRLQSLTFLELDKLKKEYNDLIEKIKFFQNILTQYSIRTQIIKEELLEVKKKYQDSRRTKIDYSGNNKVHIEDLIENEQVVLTISHAGYIKRTSLSEYKRQGRGGIGNRGATARESDFFKHLLIATNHQYLLLFTEKGKCFWLRVYEVPEGSKISKGRAIQNMIRLQQDDKVNAYILTGDLTNKKYVKDYYVMMVTQKGIIKKTSLENYSRPRKDGINAIVIRKGDSLLEALLTKGESHVFVAVKSGRIIRFSEKKVRLTGRTSSGVIGINFTMKGDMVIGMICVKGKEKGHLLVVSEKGFGKRSRIGDYRITNRGGKGIKTINITQKTGNLMAIKHVTDQDDLMIIKKSGIIIRIPISDIRVMGRTTQGVRLINLKENDAIADVAKVYLL, encoded by the coding sequence ATGAGTGAAGAAGAAAAATTGATTTTCATTAATATTGAAGACGAAATGAAATCATCTTACATAGATTATTCTATGTCTGTTATTGTATCTAGAGCACTTCCTGATGTAAGAGATGGATTAAAACCTGTACATAGAAGGGTTCTTTATGGAATGTATAAATTAGGAATTTTTTCTAATAGTTCTTACAAAAAATCGGCTCGTATTGTAGGAGAAGTATTGGGAAAATATCATCCCCATGGAGATATTTCTGTTTACGATACTATGGTTAGAATGGCTCAAAAATGGACTCTTCGTTATCCATTAATAGATGGACAGGGTAATTTTGGTTCAATAGATGCAGATCCTCCTGCAGCCATGCGTTATACAGAAGTAAAAATGAAAAAAATATCTGAAGAGATGTTATTAGATCTAAAAAAAGAAACGGTAGATATGCAATTGAATTTTGATGATTCGTTAGACGAACCGGTAGTTTTACCAACACGGATCCCTAATCTTCTAATTAATGGATCTTCTGGAATTGCAGTAGGAATGGCTACTAATATTCCTCCTCATAATTTAAAAGAGACGATAAAAGCTATTTGTGCTTACATAGACAATAAGGATCTAACCATTGAACAGATCATGAAACATATTAAAGCTCCAGATTTTCCTACAGGTGGAATTATTTATGGATATGATGGAGTTAAAAACGCTTTTTATACCGGAAAAGGACGCATTATTTTACGTGCAAAAGTTCATTTAGAAGAAATTCAGGGAAGACAATGTATTATAGTAGATGAAATTCCTTATCAAGTCAATAAATCTGATATGATAGCTAGAACCGTAGAATTAATGAAAGAAGGAAAAATGGATGGAATATATCAAATTCGTGATGAATCGGATAGAAACGGATTACGTATAGTTTATATTTTAAAACAGAACATAAATTCTAATATATTGTTAAATAAACTATTTCAGTATACCTCTCTACAAACTTACTTTCATGTTAATACTATAGCTTTAGTAAACGGAAAACCAGTTCAGTTAAATATTAAAGATCTTATTCAGCATTTTGTAGATCATAGACATAATGTTATTATTCGTCGTACAAAATATGAATTAAAAAAATGGAAAGACCGTGTTCATATTTTAATGGGTTTTTTTAAAATATTAGATCATTTAGATCTTATGATTCAATTGATTAAACAATCTATAAATCATCATGATGCTTGTAATCGTTTAATCCAAAAATTTAATATATCAGAAATCCAATCTAAATCTATTTTAGATATGCGTTTACAAAGTCTTACTTTTTTAGAATTAGATAAACTTAAAAAGGAGTATAATGATCTAATAGAGAAAATAAAATTTTTTCAGAATATTTTAACTCAGTATTCTATAAGAACTCAAATTATAAAAGAAGAACTTTTAGAAGTCAAAAAAAAATATCAAGATTCACGTAGAACAAAGATTGATTATTCAGGTAATAATAAAGTCCATATAGAAGATTTAATTGAAAATGAACAAGTAGTTCTTACTATATCTCATGCTGGATATATTAAAAGAACCTCATTATCAGAATATAAGAGACAAGGAAGAGGAGGAATAGGAAATAGAGGAGCAACTGCTAGAGAATCAGATTTTTTTAAACATTTACTTATAGCTACTAATCATCAATATCTTCTCTTATTTACAGAAAAAGGAAAATGTTTTTGGTTAAGGGTGTATGAAGTTCCAGAAGGATCTAAAATTTCTAAAGGAAGAGCTATACAAAATATGATTCGTCTTCAACAAGACGATAAAGTCAACGCTTATATATTAACTGGAGACCTTACTAATAAAAAATATGTTAAAGATTATTACGTAATGATGGTAACTCAAAAAGGAATTATTAAAAAAACTTCTTTAGAGAATTATTCTCGTCCTAGAAAAGATGGAATTAATGCAATCGTTATTCGTAAAGGAGATTCCTTGTTAGAAGCTCTTTTAACTAAAGGAGAGAGTCATGTTTTTGTTGCTGTAAAAAGTGGAAGAATCATTCGTTTTTCAGAAAAAAAAGTTCGTTTAACTGGTAGAACATCTTCTGGGGTCATAGGAATTAATTTTACAATGAAAGGAGATATGGTAATTGGAATGATATGTGTAAAAGGAAAAGAAAAAGGCCACTTATTGGTAGTTTCTGAAAAAGGATTTGGAAAAAGATCTCGTATAGGTGATTATCGTATAACTAATCGTGGCGGAAAAGGAATAAAAACAATAAATATTACTCAAAAAACAGGAAATTTAATGGCAATCAAACATGTCACTGATCAAGATGATCTAATGATTATCAAAAAATCAGGGATCATTATCCGTATTCCTATCTCTGATATACGAGTCATGGGAAGAACTACTCAAGGGGTTAGATTAATAAATTTAAAAGAAAATGATGCTATTGCTGATGTTGCTAAAGTTTATCTATTATGA
- a CDS encoding carboxy terminal-processing peptidase, translating to MNLKIKKLHYIIISFIFLFSFGLPTTNTNHNTNSKNREQEKHRIILKTIYKTLHFLHPNPISINNDFSQKVYNKYFEKLDNQKRFFLQKDIEYLSVYKNKIDDFWIDGDPTFFNIIIKRFYHRIKEVEWICYQILKIPFDFNKKETYFLGKEKLLYPKNKREWIEKWKKYLKYLTLLEIIDSIKQKKLNLSREKIWKKAFLNEENKSRKKVQESIKEYFRKLKMRKKSDWFSIYVNSIISEYDPHTNYLSPRDKEIFDLNISGQTEGIGVELQDDKGYATVRKLMVGGPAWKNKKIEIGDKIIRVAKNIDSESKNIVGMLLEHSIRLIKGKKGSQVKLTIQKKNGSIEEVILTRDVIENKETFAKSFLLIDNKNQNKYGFIYLPEFYFNPENKKGRNAAKDMKLIIQKLKKENIKGLIIDIRNNGGGSLDTAIEITGFFLGKVPIVQIGKSQKNKKILKNHDHKILWKGPLVILVNELSASASEILAAAIADYKRGIIVGSHQTYGKGTIQSVYPLNRFLFSNEELGALKLTTNKFYRVNGSSTQLKGVHSDIVIPNQINYIFLKFMEKNLPNSMNWDHVDPIPFHYWNTKKDLENIKYKSIKRMNKKNKDFIVIYQTIQSLEKKNYNEKKFYLNWRKFFYDSLKIKRRNKKFHKLKDYLNTYGLKVCSPSYKIIFNTNNIEETEWKKNLKKDFSVSECVNILRDFNENS from the coding sequence GTGAATCTTAAAATAAAAAAACTTCACTACATAATAATTAGTTTTATTTTTTTATTTAGTTTTGGTCTTCCTACTACTAATACTAATCATAATACTAATAGTAAGAATAGAGAACAAGAAAAACATCGTATAATATTAAAAACAATATATAAGACACTTCATTTTTTACATCCAAATCCTATTTCTATCAATAATGATTTTTCACAAAAAGTATACAATAAATATTTTGAAAAATTAGATAATCAAAAACGTTTTTTCCTTCAAAAGGATATAGAATATCTTTCTGTATACAAAAACAAAATAGATGATTTTTGGATCGATGGAGATCCTACTTTTTTTAATATTATCATCAAACGCTTTTATCATAGAATTAAAGAAGTAGAATGGATATGTTATCAAATACTAAAAATACCTTTTGATTTTAATAAAAAAGAAACGTATTTCCTTGGAAAAGAAAAATTGTTGTATCCAAAAAATAAAAGAGAATGGATTGAAAAATGGAAAAAATATTTGAAATATTTAACATTATTAGAAATAATAGATTCCATTAAACAAAAAAAGTTAAATCTATCGAGAGAAAAAATTTGGAAAAAAGCATTTTTAAATGAAGAAAATAAATCGAGAAAAAAAGTTCAAGAATCCATTAAAGAATATTTTAGAAAATTAAAAATGAGGAAAAAATCCGATTGGTTTTCTATTTATGTAAACAGTATTATTTCAGAATATGATCCTCATACTAATTATTTATCTCCTAGGGATAAAGAAATTTTTGATTTAAATATATCGGGACAAACAGAAGGAATAGGAGTTGAATTGCAAGATGATAAAGGATATGCTACCGTTAGAAAACTAATGGTTGGAGGACCTGCATGGAAAAACAAAAAAATAGAAATAGGAGATAAAATTATACGAGTAGCAAAAAATATAGATTCAGAATCTAAGAATATCGTAGGAATGTTGTTAGAACATTCTATTCGTTTGATAAAAGGAAAAAAAGGAAGTCAAGTAAAACTTACCATTCAGAAAAAGAATGGATCTATAGAAGAAGTTATTCTCACTAGAGATGTGATAGAAAACAAAGAAACTTTTGCAAAAAGTTTTTTACTTATAGATAATAAAAATCAAAATAAATATGGGTTTATTTATTTACCTGAATTTTATTTTAATCCTGAAAATAAAAAAGGAAGGAATGCGGCTAAAGATATGAAATTAATTATTCAAAAATTAAAAAAAGAAAATATAAAAGGGCTGATTATAGACATAAGAAACAATGGAGGGGGATCTTTAGATACTGCAATAGAAATTACAGGATTTTTTTTAGGAAAAGTTCCTATTGTACAAATAGGTAAATCTCAAAAAAACAAAAAAATACTAAAAAATCATGATCATAAAATATTATGGAAAGGACCTCTTGTAATTCTTGTAAATGAATTATCCGCTTCTGCTTCTGAAATACTTGCTGCAGCTATAGCAGATTATAAAAGAGGAATTATTGTTGGTAGTCATCAAACATATGGAAAAGGAACGATCCAATCTGTTTATCCATTAAATAGATTTTTATTTTCTAATGAAGAATTGGGGGCTTTAAAACTTACTACTAATAAATTTTATCGTGTAAATGGAAGTTCGACTCAATTAAAGGGCGTTCATTCAGACATAGTAATTCCAAATCAGATAAATTATATATTTTTAAAATTCATGGAAAAAAATCTACCTAATTCTATGAATTGGGATCATGTAGATCCTATTCCTTTTCATTATTGGAATACAAAAAAAGACTTAGAAAATATTAAGTATAAAAGTATCAAACGTATGAATAAAAAAAACAAGGATTTCATAGTAATTTATCAAACTATACAATCTTTAGAAAAGAAAAATTATAATGAAAAAAAATTTTATTTGAATTGGAGAAAATTCTTTTATGACAGTTTAAAAATAAAAAGAAGAAACAAAAAATTTCATAAACTAAAAGATTATTTAAATACATACGGATTAAAAGTTTGTTCTCCTTCTTATAAAATCATTTTTAATACAAATAATATAGAGGAAACAGAATGGAAAAAAAATTTGAAAAAAGATTTTTCTGTATCAGAATGTGTCAATATTTTACGAGATTTTAATGAAAATTCATAA
- the surE gene encoding 5'/3'-nucleotidase SurE, producing MNKKPIILVTNDDGILAPGIRTLIHIMNSLGDVYVVAPNKSKSGVGHAITMNSILYCDSVKIDNGNQKEWECSGTPVDCVKLAIHNILPKKPDICVSGINHGSNSSINIMYSGTVSAGIEAGIEGIPSVSFSLLDFDWNADFEPSIKYVCKIVKKILYNTISDKIITLNVNIPKLEKDKIKGIKICRQSESKWKESFDKRYTPKGRVYYWLVGDFVNFDQGMDTDEWALNNGYISIVPIQFDFTNYSILNILKSWNLVLFYLLCLNI from the coding sequence ATGAATAAAAAACCAATTATTTTAGTAACAAATGATGATGGGATTCTAGCTCCAGGAATTAGAACACTAATTCATATCATGAATTCTTTAGGAGATGTCTACGTTGTAGCTCCAAATAAGTCTAAATCTGGAGTAGGACATGCAATCACTATGAATAGTATATTATATTGTGATTCTGTAAAAATTGATAATGGAAATCAAAAAGAATGGGAATGTTCCGGAACACCAGTAGATTGTGTAAAATTAGCTATTCATAATATTCTACCAAAAAAACCGGATATTTGTGTATCCGGAATAAATCATGGATCTAATTCGTCCATAAATATCATGTATTCTGGAACGGTTTCTGCTGGTATTGAAGCTGGAATAGAAGGAATTCCATCTGTTAGTTTTTCTCTATTAGATTTTGATTGGAATGCCGATTTTGAACCATCAATAAAATATGTATGTAAAATTGTGAAAAAAATTCTTTATAATACTATTTCAGATAAAATCATAACTCTAAATGTAAATATCCCAAAATTGGAAAAAGATAAAATAAAAGGAATTAAAATATGTAGACAATCAGAATCTAAATGGAAAGAAAGTTTTGATAAACGATATACTCCGAAGGGAAGAGTTTACTATTGGTTAGTAGGAGATTTTGTCAATTTTGATCAGGGAATGGATACAGACGAGTGGGCATTAAACAATGGATATATATCTATTGTTCCTATTCAATTTGATTTTACCAATTATTCTATATTAAATATTTTAAAATCCTGGAATTTGGTATTATTTTATTTATTGTGTTTAAATATATAA
- the ruvB gene encoding Holliday junction branch migration DNA helicase RuvB — MSFFLEKSLNPKKIQDFVGQQDILENIKIFIQAAKIRKDALDHILFHGPPGLGKTTLAHIVAHELCVNITITSGSVLDKPGDLAGLLIHLKLNDVIFIDEIHRLSPIVEEYLYSAMENYKIDIIINSGSNAKSVQIDLSPFTLIGATTRSGLLTAPMRSRFGINFRLNYYEKELLKSIVNRSAKLLNIPITEEASYEIANRSRGTPRVANALLRRIRDFAQIKGNGIIDIDICNLGLKALNVDKYGLDEMDHRILLSIIDHFKGGPVGINTIATSVNENSDTIEEVYEPFLIQEGYLLRTPRGRKATKLAYQHMKRNFQKK; from the coding sequence GTGTCATTTTTTTTAGAAAAATCTTTAAATCCCAAAAAAATTCAAGATTTTGTTGGACAACAGGATATATTAGAAAATATAAAAATTTTTATTCAAGCCGCTAAAATAAGAAAAGATGCTTTAGATCATATCTTATTTCATGGACCTCCAGGGTTAGGAAAAACAACACTGGCTCATATTGTAGCTCATGAATTATGTGTAAATATCACTATCACTTCAGGATCCGTTTTAGATAAACCAGGAGATTTAGCTGGATTACTTATTCATTTAAAATTAAATGATGTAATTTTTATTGATGAAATTCATCGTTTATCTCCAATAGTTGAAGAATATTTGTATTCTGCTATGGAAAATTACAAAATAGATATTATTATAAATTCTGGATCTAACGCTAAATCAGTACAGATAGATTTATCTCCTTTTACCTTAATAGGAGCAACTACAAGATCTGGATTATTAACAGCTCCTATGCGATCTAGATTTGGTATCAATTTTCGTCTTAATTATTATGAAAAAGAATTATTAAAAAGTATTGTGAATCGAAGTGCAAAACTATTAAATATTCCAATAACGGAGGAAGCTTCTTATGAGATTGCAAATAGAAGTCGTGGGACTCCTCGTGTAGCCAATGCTTTACTTCGGAGAATTCGTGATTTTGCGCAAATAAAAGGAAATGGAATTATTGATATCGACATATGTAATTTAGGATTAAAAGCTCTAAATGTAGATAAATATGGATTAGATGAAATGGATCATAGAATTCTTTTATCTATTATAGATCACTTCAAAGGAGGACCTGTAGGAATTAATACTATAGCTACATCTGTTAATGAAAATTCAGATACGATAGAGGAAGTATATGAACCTTTTCTTATCCAAGAAGGATATTTGTTGAGAACACCTAGAGGACGAAAAGCTACGAAATTAGCTTATCAACATATGAAACGAAATTTTCAAAAAAAATAG